The Roseimicrobium gellanilyticum DNA segment CGCTGATGAGGTGATTAAAACGCGCTAGCGCCGGGCCGTCACCTCGGCTGGCTTCAGTATCTCCACCGTGAATGGAGCATCATAGGAGTCGATGTGATACTGGGGTACTGGGCATCTATCCCGCATGTCTGGGGGTAGGTGGTCCTTTATCCCCACGCAGGCATCACGGAGCATCTGATGCCCCGGCGGCTGCCAGGTGTAGGTGACTGTCAGCGGACCAAAATGTTCCAACACGGAAATGTCACCTTGTGCGGGGGCGAGCGTGCGCGTTTCTCCGGGGCGGAGGAATTGCAGGTCGCGCTCCGTCTGGCTGTTGTGGCACGAGAAGAAGCTGCGCGATGAACCGTTGCCGATGTAGCAACCCTGGAATCTGACGGGGAATGAGGACCGGTTGGTTACTGCGATGAGTGATTCACGGCTGTGGCGCTGCGCGAAGCCAAAGCGCAGCGGGTCGTGGTTGGTCCATGCGAGGACGTAATAAGCCGCCGGGACGCTGACGAGGATGAAGAGGACCGCTGCAATGATGGTCTTCAGCTTCCTCGACATGGGAGAAACGACGGTGGCTGGGTCGAGCTGGTTCCTGCGCTGCGCTGCTGTGGCAGAGGCATGCTGGCAAAATGCGGCAGCCCCGGCAATGCAAATCAGGGCATGGGTGGTGCAGACGGCGGCATGAAACTTTCTGCCCGCCGTGAAAGACTCCGTTTTCACAGGCGTAATGCTTTCCGTCCATGAAAACACCCGCGATCCAGCGCACCACCAGCAACAGCAACAGGAGCCTTCCCGGGGAGGGCCCGACTGGCAACGGCAGCAACTCGAACGGCGATACTCTGACGAACGGAAACGGAAACGGGAATGGGGCCGCAGCGGTCACGCCGGTGGAGTCCGAGTCGCAAGCCCCTGCTCTGCAGCGTGGACTTGCTGTGCTGGAGTTCCTCGCCGGTCGTGAAGAGGGCGCGACGCTCTCTGAAATCAGCGCCGCGCTGGGCCTCTCTCCCGCGTCGAGCTTCCGCCTTACGGGGGTGCTGGAGGATTCGGGGTACGTGCTGCGTGAGGAGACCTCGCGACGCTTCCGGCTCTCTCGCAAGCTCCTGCGTCTTGGCCAGCCGCAGCATGAGGGGCGCAGCCTCGTGGAGTGCTGCCTGCCTGCTATGCGTGAGGTACTGGCGCAGACGGGGGAGACGGTGCAGCTCTGCTGCCTCGCGGAGCATGAGTGCGTGATGATTGAGCAGCTGCCCTCCACGCATCCCTTCAAGTACATCGTGGACCTCGGCTCGCGTCCGCCCATACACTGCTGCGCGCCGGGGAAGGCGATGCTGGCATATCTTCCGGAGCCTGCGCTTGGCGCCGCGCTGGCTGCGACCACCTTCACTACGCATACGCCACGCACCCTCACTACGGCGGAGGCGCTGGTGGAGTCCTTTGGGAAGATTCGCGAACGTGGTTTCGCGGTGGACCAGGGGGAACATTTCGAGGGCATCCACTGTGTGGCGGCTCCGCTGCTGGATCGCCATGGACATCCCGTGGCGGCCATCACGATTGCCGGACCCTCCACTCGCATCCAGGCCCGCCGTTTCAATGAGTACGGTCGTATCATGAAGCAGGCTGCCGCACAGGCTGCGCTTCGGTATCTTGGTTGATATCACCTCTCCCTTTTTGGAAACGAGAACCCGTACGCTCAAGCTCACGTTTCTCATGCGCCCCTCTCACGCATCCAACTCAGCCCCCATGCGCATCACCCACAGGAGTCTTGCTCTCTCTCGTGTTCTTGCACTTGCCCTGGCGCTTGTATTTGTCGGATTCGCTCCAGCCGCATCCACACCCGCGACGGTTGCTGCCAAGCCCACGCCGGCACAAGTCGAGTTCTTCGAGTCGAAGATTCGTCCCGTGCTCGTGGGGGAATGCTACGACTGTCACGGCGCGAAGAAGGACAAGGGCGGCCTGCGTCTGGACTCTCGCGATGCCATGCTCGCTGGCGGTGATAGCGGCCCGCTCTTTGTACCCGGCGCTCCGGAGAAGAGCCTGCTCATCCAGTCGCTCATGCACACCACGCCGGAAACGGAGCTGCATATGCCGAAGGATGGCGCGAAGCTGGAGGAGGGACGCATCGCCGACTTCAAGAAGTGGATTGCCGATGGCGCGCCCGACCCGCGTGATAAACCCGAGCCCGTGATGAGCCCGGAGCAATCGTGGGAGCAGGCGCTCGCCACGCGGAAGCAGTGGTGGAGCTTCCTGCCGGTGAAGGCCACGGAGCCTCCCGCCGTGAAGGACGCTGCCTGGTCACAGCATCCCGTGGATCGATTCCTTCTCGCAAAACAAGAGGCGCAAGGATTGCAGCCTGTGAAGGCTGCTGATGCAGCCACGCTCATCCGTCGTGTCTCCTATGTGCTCACGGGACTACCACCCACACCGGAGGAAATCGAAACCTTCAAGACTGCATTTGCCAAGAATGCCGATGCCGCACTCAGCGAACTCATCGACCGCCTGATGGCCTCACCACGCTACGGCGAGGCGTGGGCTCGTCACTGGATGGATTGGGTGCGCTATGCGGAGTCCCACGGTAGCGAAGGGGACGCGGCCATTCCCTTCGCGTGGCGTTATCGCGATTATCTTATCCGTGCCTTCAACAGTGATGTCCCCTATCCGCAGATGGTGCGTGAGGCGATCGCTGGTGACATGCTGAAGAGTCCGCGTGTGGATGCGGTAAATGGCATCAATGAAAGCGCGCTGGGAATTGGTCAGCTCCGCATGGTGCTGCATGGATTCTCGCCCACGGACTCGCTGGATGAACTGGTGACCTTCACGGACAACCAGGTGGATACGGTCACGAAGGCCTTCCTCGGACTCACGGTCTCCTGCGCGCGATGCCACAATCACAAGTTCGATGCCATCTCCCAGGCGGACTTCTATTCGCTCTACGGCATCTTCACCAGCACACGTCCCGCCTTGATTGATGTGAATCTGCCAGAGGTGGGCAAGGTGCAGCGCGAAGAACTCACCAAGCTGAAGGGCGAAATCAAGAAGGTGGTGGCTGAAGCATGGCTCGCCGCAGCGAAGGACCTGCCTACCATTCCTGAGAAGCCTGTGCCTCCCATGTCTGAGGGGGTGATTGAGCACTGGGACCTTCGCAAGGAGAAGTGGTATACGGATGGCCATGGCGTGCAGCAAGGCCCGACGAAGGCGGGTGAGTTCAGCATTGCCACGGAAGGTGAGCGCATCATCGCGGGGGTCCATCCTTCTGGTGTCTTCAGTGATCTGCTGTCCACGAAGGTTCGCGGTGTGCTCATGTCACCGCGGTTGAAAAATCCCGGTGGTAAGCTCTGGATGCGCTCCGCAGGCGGCGGCATGGCGCGTGCACGCTATGTGGTGCAGAATTATCCGCGCACCGGCACCATCCACAAGGCGAAGGACTTCAAGGATGAGCCGGGCGATGCACGCCTCGCCTGGCGTGAACTGGACCTCGAATATTGGAAGGGCGATGACATCTTCATCCAGTGCACGACGGTGGCGGATCAACCCGCCGAGGCGAAGCTGGATGCACGTTCATGGTTCGGCATCACGGATGTGATCATCACCAAAGGCGAGCCCCCACCCGCGGTGTCCATCCATGGAAATCCGGCGGAGGCCGTGCAGGCCTGGCAGAGCGGCAAGATGACGGATGCGCAGGCGGAGCTGCTCGACTCCCTGATTGCCGAGGGTAAGCTTCCCAACGATGCAAAGAAAATTCCCGCTGCCGCCGCGCTGCTGGCCAGGTATCGTGAAGTAGAGGCCGCGCTGCCTCTGCCCACACGTGCTCCGGGTGTGCTGGAGGCGGAGGGGCATGATGCGCCGATGTTCGCGCAGGGTGATCACAAGCGGCCCGGCCCCCCAGTGCCACGTCGATTCCTGGACGGCATCAATCCTACACCCTATCACACCGCGAAGAGTGGTCGCCTGGAGCTTGCGGAGAGCATCGTGGATCCCGCGAACCCGCTGACCTCTCGCGTCGTTGTGAATCGCCTGTGGCAGACGGTCTTTGGCAATGGTCTTGTGGCCACGCCAGACAATTTCGGTCGCCTCGGCGAACCACCGTCGCATCCCGAGCTGCTCGATTATCTGGCCAGCCGCTTCGATTCGGAAAAGGGCAGCATCAAGAGCATGCTGAAATTCCTGCTGAACTCCAAAGCCTTCCAACTCGACTCGGAGGCAGCACCTGCCGCTGCGCAAAAGGACCCGCAGAACAAGCTGCTCACGCACTTCACCGTGCGGAGACTCGAAGCAGAATCCATCCGCGACAGCATTCTCGCACTCTCCGGCAAGATGGAAGAGAAGATGTATGGTGAGTCCGAGTCGGGCGGCTCCTATCGACGCAGCGTGTATGTGAAGGTGGTGCGCAACAGCCTGGATGATTTCCTGACCGCATTCGACGCACCCGTGCCAAGCGCTTCTCGTGGCAAGCGCGACTCTACCAATGTGCCTGCGCAATCGCTCGCGCTTCTGAATGATCGCAAGGTCATCAACTGGTCCGGCTATTGGGGCGCGCGCTCGTACAAGAACAAGGACCTGGCAACGGATGAAGCCCGGGTGCAGCGGATGTTCCAGGAGGCATTCGGTCGCGCGGCCACGGAGACGGAAGTTGCGCAGAACATTGCCTTTCTAGGGGCGTCCTCAAAGGTGGGAGAGCAGCAGCAGGCCGAGTTGGCCCGACTTGAGAAGACACAGGACGAACTCCGAAGCCGCATCGAGTCCGTGCTGTCGCCCGTGCGCAACAAGCTCACCGAAGACAAGCGGAAGTCCCAAGGTGCTCCTCCGGACCTGGCCGGTGTTCCGGAGCCGCTTGCCGAATGGGACTTCGAAGACGGCCCGAATGATTTGAAGGGGAAACTCCCGCTCACACTGGAAGGTGGGGCGCGCATCGAGCATGGCATGCTGATTCTTGATGGCGGCAAGGCCCTGGCTCGCAGCGCTCCCATCAAGCAACGGATGCGTGGGAAGACGCTGGAGGCCTGGGTACTGCTGGATGAGCTGGAGCAGCGCGGTGGCGGTGTGATGACCTTGCAGGACTTGAAGGGAAATGTGTTTGATTCCATCGTCTTCGCCGAGCACGAGGCGGGATGCTGGGTGGCTGGCAGTGACTTTGGCAGGCGCACGAAACCATCAGGCGGCGATGTGGAGCGTGATGCTGCGCAGCGGGCTGTGCATGTGGCCATCTCGTGGGACGCAAATGCCCGGGTGAATGTCTATCGGGATGGCCAGCTCTATGGACGCGGATACAAGGCGGATGATGTCGCGGTGTTCGAACCCAACGCCGCAGAGGTGCTGCTGGGCTGCCGTCATGGTGCGCCCGGTGGGAATCGCATGCTGCGCGGGAAGATTCTGCGCGCGCGCCTCTATGACCGCCCGCTGCGCCCGGATGATATCGAGATGACCCGGAAGATTGAGCAGACCGTGGTGACCGAGCGTGATGTGATGGATGCTCTCACCGAGGCCAATCGTGCCAATGTGCGCCAGTGGCAGGATGAATCCGAAGCGCTGCACAAGAAACTCATTGTGCTCCGCGAGCAAGTCGCCAAGGCCAGCGGACCTGAGCAGGCGTGGCAGAGTCTGGCGCTCGCGCTGGTGAATCTGAAGGAGTTTATTTATCTGAAGTGATGAATAGCAGCCGCACAACAACCCCGGTCTGAAGCTGACGCATGTTCAACATCATGTTCACCGCCCTTCTTTGCACGGTTGTCCTGGCCTTTGGTGCGGGCGTCTTGGGTTTTGTGTTTTTCGACCGGCTGTTGCGCGTGTGCTTTCTCCAGCATCGTTCTGAGTGGGAACTGTGTGGGCGCCCCATCGGGTTCTTTTGGGTGCCTCGGGATGTGAAGGTGGAACGGGCTGGAATGGCTAGAACGACCGTGTTTGCGAACTGGTTGTTTCGAGTTCCTGCGTGGCTCCGTGAAGATGGTGAAGCGTTGCTTGCCTACAATAAATTCAGACGAATCAACGCCCTGTCGTCGCTCCTTGCCGTGGTCGTGATTGCTGAGCTGATTGCACTGGTCGTTTTGGTGTTCTTCGGCGTCAAAGAGTAACTCCATACCCTGTCTAGCATGATGAATACCCCCTACACTCGCCGCCAGATGCTCCAACGCGGCTCCACTGGCTTCGGCATGGCGGCGCTGGCCGGACTCATGAGCCAGCAGCAGGCGAAGGCTGGGGCTTCAGAAGCTTCACCTGCAGCGCTGGCGCATCGTGCGAAGAAGTTTGCTTCGAGGGCGCGCAGCGTCATCTTCTGCTACATGTCGGGTGGCGTCTCTCACGTGGACTCCTTCGACCCAAAGCCGCTGCTTACGAAGTACGCGGGTCAGCCGATGCCGGGCGAGGTGAAGCGCACCCAGTTCAACAACAACGGGACGGTGCAGCCCGCACATTGGGCCTACAAACAATATGGCCAGAGCGGCATCCCGGTGAG contains these protein-coding regions:
- a CDS encoding IclR family transcriptional regulator, whose translation is MKTPAIQRTTSNSNRSLPGEGPTGNGSNSNGDTLTNGNGNGNGAAAVTPVESESQAPALQRGLAVLEFLAGREEGATLSEISAALGLSPASSFRLTGVLEDSGYVLREETSRRFRLSRKLLRLGQPQHEGRSLVECCLPAMREVLAQTGETVQLCCLAEHECVMIEQLPSTHPFKYIVDLGSRPPIHCCAPGKAMLAYLPEPALGAALAATTFTTHTPRTLTTAEALVESFGKIRERGFAVDQGEHFEGIHCVAAPLLDRHGHPVAAITIAGPSTRIQARRFNEYGRIMKQAAAQAALRYLG
- a CDS encoding DUF1553 domain-containing protein — its product is MRITHRSLALSRVLALALALVFVGFAPAASTPATVAAKPTPAQVEFFESKIRPVLVGECYDCHGAKKDKGGLRLDSRDAMLAGGDSGPLFVPGAPEKSLLIQSLMHTTPETELHMPKDGAKLEEGRIADFKKWIADGAPDPRDKPEPVMSPEQSWEQALATRKQWWSFLPVKATEPPAVKDAAWSQHPVDRFLLAKQEAQGLQPVKAADAATLIRRVSYVLTGLPPTPEEIETFKTAFAKNADAALSELIDRLMASPRYGEAWARHWMDWVRYAESHGSEGDAAIPFAWRYRDYLIRAFNSDVPYPQMVREAIAGDMLKSPRVDAVNGINESALGIGQLRMVLHGFSPTDSLDELVTFTDNQVDTVTKAFLGLTVSCARCHNHKFDAISQADFYSLYGIFTSTRPALIDVNLPEVGKVQREELTKLKGEIKKVVAEAWLAAAKDLPTIPEKPVPPMSEGVIEHWDLRKEKWYTDGHGVQQGPTKAGEFSIATEGERIIAGVHPSGVFSDLLSTKVRGVLMSPRLKNPGGKLWMRSAGGGMARARYVVQNYPRTGTIHKAKDFKDEPGDARLAWRELDLEYWKGDDIFIQCTTVADQPAEAKLDARSWFGITDVIITKGEPPPAVSIHGNPAEAVQAWQSGKMTDAQAELLDSLIAEGKLPNDAKKIPAAAALLARYREVEAALPLPTRAPGVLEAEGHDAPMFAQGDHKRPGPPVPRRFLDGINPTPYHTAKSGRLELAESIVDPANPLTSRVVVNRLWQTVFGNGLVATPDNFGRLGEPPSHPELLDYLASRFDSEKGSIKSMLKFLLNSKAFQLDSEAAPAAAQKDPQNKLLTHFTVRRLEAESIRDSILALSGKMEEKMYGESESGGSYRRSVYVKVVRNSLDDFLTAFDAPVPSASRGKRDSTNVPAQSLALLNDRKVINWSGYWGARSYKNKDLATDEARVQRMFQEAFGRAATETEVAQNIAFLGASSKVGEQQQAELARLEKTQDELRSRIESVLSPVRNKLTEDKRKSQGAPPDLAGVPEPLAEWDFEDGPNDLKGKLPLTLEGGARIEHGMLILDGGKALARSAPIKQRMRGKTLEAWVLLDELEQRGGGVMTLQDLKGNVFDSIVFAEHEAGCWVAGSDFGRRTKPSGGDVERDAAQRAVHVAISWDANARVNVYRDGQLYGRGYKADDVAVFEPNAAEVLLGCRHGAPGGNRMLRGKILRARLYDRPLRPDDIEMTRKIEQTVVTERDVMDALTEANRANVRQWQDESEALHKKLIVLREQVAKASGPEQAWQSLALALVNLKEFIYLK